The genomic window ATTGATTATTTCACCGATTGTTatgatctaaaaaaaaattgtttctattGAATCTTCCAATATATTGGCTAAGGCGAGCAATCTTTTTCCATAGTGGCatagacgtaaaaaaaaaaccgaaaaaaactTTCTGCCAGAGTAGAGCGCAAAGTGAATTTTCAAACCAAAAGAAAATGAAGGtatatattaattgatattttccgcgtaacgcgtatcgcgtaaccaataaattttttaaaaagaaaaaacggaAAACGTAGAACGCTTCTGAGCATTCTACGTTTtccgtttaatttttaattacgcgTAATTTTTAGTATGCATTAgttacgcgatacgcgttacgCGGAAAATATCAGTCCATCTAAACGCAGCCTaataaatgcataataaaaCGGCGGAATTGGCCAGAACTTCGATACGCGAATATGCGTGCATATAACGATCGTGTCATCGGACGGCAAAAGAGGTAGAATCGCCTTGAGCGTTTGCTGTTATTGGTACATTTTTCTAGATTATCCAATCAGATATCTAGATCTAGAAGAATATACCAATAACAAGCGCTCACTCGACTATTGAATCCGCTGAATGCGGCCAATGATATTGGAAATCGGGGTCCAAGATCTCGGACAGAGaaagaattgaccaattgcatttgAATAATTCTGCCAATTgattaatgcgattgatcaattctcTCTCTGGAGCTCTATTCTTAAAAACatgtgaataatatttttgtatatgaaAGTGGCAGAATAGCCAATAGAATTGGTCAATGATATTCTCCCATAGGTTATTTGAcattttcgtatacgaaaatTAATCGCATgatttcaatgattttttttacatgtgaagaaaaaaaagaaaggatgaAATTCAGAAAAGAAGAACAGACTTATGATCTATTACAGCGCGCTCTACCGCGAACTTTTCCATTCATTCCGTGATCCATTTTATCTTGGCATTGCCGATCCACGTGTGTCTAGCATTCAAGAGAAAACAAATTATTCTTGCAAAAATGAGCACTGCAAAACAGCATCAACCTCAGGAGAAGATAAAAATGTCCACGAAACGTCACGCCAACGATGATTGCGCGATGGAGGTATTTTGTtgaattaagttttaaatttggagtcaataccttttttaaatcaaagattaattatgtttcataaaaaaaatcctTTCGTGGACGTCGTGTCCTTctagatatttttttgttaatcgtATAATAATCGTGGATGTAAGTTATACCTTCATAGATCTAATCTTTTGGAGCTGATGATGGATCTATTGAACTCGCTGTgaaattatacatttcaaattattgttactaaatttaacttaacattcgtttatttttatataaattctgttATTTTGGTTTctgaaattaacataaatttgatTTTCCTACTACTGTTTATGAAATGTTCTGGAAAGGTctggaatataattttcatggACCCAGTGTGTCAATGACTGTGTTACAAATTTTGATATCAGCTTTGGATGATTAAATGAATActattaaatatctattttaagtttattataataagtaataaaaggGAGCTTTCCAACGAGAAACATTTATCAATGCAGAAGTCATTCTATCTTTGTTTGATATTCAGTAAGAGACAAAGAGATGGAATGACTCCTACGTTGATTTGTGTCTCCTGTCAAAAAATTCTcaaagttttctttttctttaggTTGAGATTAATGGAATAAAGGGAAAAGTACACCAGCATTTACCTAAAAAAAGAGCCAAGAATGTACAAAATGGAGAACAAAGGAAGGTAATGTAATACATATGAAATATAACGATAAAGAGAAATCataaaagacaatttttatataaaagatctTTTTGCGAAATATGGAAAGCTTTCTAACAGGGTACACAAATCATACAGAAGTTATTCTGTCTTTGTTTGATATTTAGTGAAAGACAAAGACATTAATAACTTCTGTGCGTGTCGATTTGTTCCTTGTGGAAATTTCTCAAAGTTGGAGCTACATCAATTAACTTTAATCAGTGGTTAACTCAATCATCAAAGTTATGCCaacatgaaaaataaaacagtttgttATTAAAACAAGATCAGAAAGAATATtctagttaaattataatttacagaaaatagataaggaaaacaaaatatgattaattgtaaatttggcAGTTGGCTATTCTTAAATTTCATTGGCTGATTCAGTTAATCAGAGATGAAGCCCTTAATGTTTTAAcatgaattatgaattttttattatttgaaaaaaagtgtaCAAAGCACTTTAAAGCAAATTGGAGTTGGTTTAAGTAACTTTTATTGTTTGATCAAAGTTGCTTTCatgtatgatataaaaaatatatattatgtttaaatttaattttaaataaattatttttttaccacAGATACCAGTACCAGCTCACAGATATTCGCCTCTGAAAGAAAACTGGATGAAAATATTTACGCCAGTTACCGAACATCTAAAGTTACAAATACGTTTCAATCTTAAGACTAGAAATGTCGAGATCAGAACGGCGCCAGAGACTCCGGATCTCTCGTATCTCCAAAAGGCAGCTGACTTCGTGAAAGCGTTCATCTGCGGATTTGAGGTGGACGACGCTCTAGCTCTGTTACGTCTGGATGATCTCTTTGTGGAATCCTTTGAGATACAAGATGTCAGACAGCAACTCAAAGGTGATCACCAGTCTAGAGCAATTGGAAGATTGGCGGGTAAAGGTGGAAGAACCAAGTTTACTATTGAGAATGTTACAAAAACCAGGATTGTGCTAGCTGATACCAAGATACACATACTGGGTTCTTATCAGAACATACAACTGGCTCGTAGGGcgatatgtaatttaattttaggtAGCCCACCCTCCAAGGTTTATGGACAATTGAGAAACATAGCCAGTAAAATCTCGCAACAGTTctaatatatcttatatttatttgtgtcctatatacatgtatatacatatatttgttaataaaaattataaaattatatcttatgCCATTTTATACCTGTTATGtatgtaatgtatataattaatattttacatatcatgatgcaaagatataaaattaaattcatataaatatataaatacatataataaaagagTAATAATATTCCaccttttttgtttttcaattttgttttgcaatttcataaaagtatctgatatttatatttacgtgGTACTTTATTCAGAACCAATCTACCATCGTAACTAAGAGACGCAAATGTCCAGGGATCGGCAGATGACCATTCCACTGCGTACACACTGTCTTCGTGCTCCTCGTACCTTCCTACCAGACCGTCCTCTAATCTAAAACatcataaaacataaatttgtaCGTGTTTTACATGTAAATTGGCTTAGAAGTTATATATCCTTCATGATATATTTATCTACTTTTTTTTCCCACAAGATTCTTCGCTTTGTAAAGTCTCATCTTCAGCTGAAACCATATGTCCGAACGGTTCGGATGATATGGACGCAATGCTGCACAGTATTACTCTGGAATCGCTGCTAGACGTTAAAACAAGCTGATCGTGGAAACGATTGATCCTTATGTTCCACACCCAATGCGAGTGCTCCATACGTGACAGCACTGGTACCGAAGGATATCGAATATCCCAGAACTTCATATATCCATCGTCACCACAGGTGGATAGAAAATACTGACGATTTGCATTAAAATCTAAATCTCTGAGGAACGAGTTGCACAATGAAGTAAGtaggaataaaaaattcaactcTATCAAGAATCAATCTTTACATTATCATTACCTGATGATTTGAGAATGTGCAGATAGAATAGACCAAACAGCTTCGGCTGGACTTCTAAAATCCCAGCCGCGTACGTTGTTATCGTTTAAGGTTACAAACTGATTAGCACCATTATGAGGATTCCATTTACCATTCGTAAACCGTGGTTGATTCTTGGCTGCTAGAGTGCCCGATACCATAGCCTGAATATAGAGAAATGATTACAAGAGaactgtttgaaaaataataaatttgataatgttAATAGCCTtgattgtacataaaaaaagaagaaatcgatACCTGCGGTCCTCCAGTCAAATCCCACAAGACAAAATTATTGTCTACTACTGATACAGCTCTCTTGCTATCCATAGGGTGATAGGCAATGGTTTTAAGATCAGTGCCATATGGAGTCGTGTCAATATCAGCTAATTTATTGAGTTGCAGAATATCGTTATTGTACTCTTTTATTTCAGGAAATCTCCAGATTGCTCCTTTCATCTGGCAGGTACCTTCctctaagaaaataaaaaaaaatctttttgaaacaTCAAAAGATTTATTCGCcacaaaatatgattattaataaaaattcataattcattgATTTTAGCTTATATGATAAAATGACATTGCtctaagaaatttaatatgtgACAGTAAGGTTGATTTACCACTCAAGCTATTGTAACATGTGATAAATACATCAGGCTCAGTTGGGGAAGCTTGTAAAGACCAAATTTCTCCTATTGGATGCTGGAATACTTGTGTCTTCAAGTTTCCCGTTTCCTCATTAAGTTCCACTAAGTGAACTTGATTATTGCTGAATTTTAAAGATTGCGTTCCTACCAAAAATCTTACAATATCAGTCTCGGCTGTTTGAGCCGACAATGCTCTAGTctgaaatataaaacatatttattttttatatttatttttctgtaatttatcAACATTACTacaatgacaaaaaaatatcaaaaagaaagtaattaatagtaaatacaaatataatagtaGACAAACAGAAATAGCAAATAGTAGACAATTTTTTAGCAATGgcatgaattatataaaagggAGGTTTGTTTAAACTTGgttcattaaaaaattcataatttatatattcataccTGGAATTCGAGCCCATATATAACAGGATTATCATTTTCCATTTTCGAatattatttcactatacaaatacttatattttaattattaaagctGGTCAGAAAAAATACGTGTTTTTCGATATTTCAGACAgatgaaaaatagattttactGTCAAAAGCACGTGGTAAATAATCATAGTGAAAATAGCTgcataagaatttaaattttatttcggattTCAACTCGAAATAGCAGACACACGATTATCGCTttgattcaaaaagaattattcgAACGAAAGAATTAATGTTGTATGAACGCTGACATCAATCCAGTCTCAGGTCTGTAATAATAGGTAATTAGACACAAGACAAAAATACTGCGATAACATGCGATATGTCGCAAACTGACATCGATACAATGGTATGTACGTTCACTGGTTTTGTCCAAATGCACAAGTTTTTTGGGCACTGTCGCAGAGAGGAGACCGACCTGGCAACAAACCGCGTACACAGGTTGTCAATAATGCTTCTTCACTTGAAGTTAGCTGCGTTCTGTCTATGCAGTGTTttcattatctatataaaacaatttacttATCTagatgaaaaaatgattttatcttatttttatctagactattagaatacaaataattctacctttattttagataaaaaaaattgttatacttttcaaattatctatgttaattaatgtaacgagtttccttacatttatttatttatttactatgtactcaataaaaaatgataattaaattattagtggtccttgtactaaataaatattacgtatttacatttataaatatttcattgcaagtattcaaacaaaatttaaaattaaaaaaataataaaaaaaattaattaaaaagtttattaaaatttagtaatacttTCTCTCTATGTACGAAAATAATAATAGgctacggtccacttgacgctacaaaacAGTCACCTGGCAGTCCACCTGGCTTCCTGCTACATGGAATATAAATTCAGCTAACTTCAAGTGAAACGGTATTATTGACCACGTGTATACTTTTCAACAATCGTCGTCGTGGCGCTGCGTGGCGACTGTgaaggaggggagggggaggctGCGCATTCGTATACGACACCAGACACAAGTGTATACGTTCCCCCCCTCCAGTCCGTAGTCCGTAGCGCGGCGAGCGCTGCCGTTGCTTCGTTGCGGCCGTTGCATGCGTTCGAACGAACGCGGAGAGATCGACGAGAGCGGAGCGTGGCGGAGCGGAGGCAGAGCTAGCCGGAGCAAGTCGCGGGACCCGCGTCGTGGGGTCGGTCGGGTGGCGAGCATTGTCGTGTCGAGGCGAGCAACGACGGCGTATCGAGCGCATGAGCGACGTTCGTCCCGTCGTATCGTATCTTCTTTTACTCTTGGCTCAGCACGCGCGAGGGTATCATCGTCGGCGCGGCGGCGCCTCGCTGACTCGCGCCTGATTCCCTCCTACGGTAGGATTCACGTACATGCAAGTGCGATCGTGAAGGTCGCAGAGATGCCGGATGCGCTTTGAACGCGcgttcgccgccgccgccgccaccgccaccgccaccgccgctgccgtcgtcgtcgtcgtcgtcgtaacCGCAGCCGTAGCCGCTTCCCGAGGCACCGAGATCGTCGTCTGAGATCATTGATAGCCGGGATCCCTGGACCCTGAATGCACGCTGCTCCTCGCGGTGCCGTCCTCGCGCGAGGATCGCGCGCGTCTCTGTTCCTCTCGAGAGCGCCGCTATGCTGACGCTGCAGCATCAAACGTGGTGAGTAGCAGTAACCTGTCGTCCGGAGACCGAAGACACCTTGCccgacacgcacgcacgcatgcacgcacccACCGTCGCGTGTCCACGCACGCGTTTTTGGAGAACGGCGCTTTTCGAGCGCTTCTGCTCCTCTTCTACCTTtcctctgtctctcttttttttttctggaGCGACATATCGCTCACTTAGCAGCCGCT from Solenopsis invicta isolate M01_SB chromosome 2, UNIL_Sinv_3.0, whole genome shotgun sequence includes these protein-coding regions:
- the LOC105200766 gene encoding RNA-binding protein pno1; its protein translation is MSTAKQHQPQEKIKMSTKRHANDDCAMEVEINGIKGKVHQHLPKKRAKNVQNGEQRKIPVPAHRYSPLKENWMKIFTPVTEHLKLQIRFNLKTRNVEIRTAPETPDLSYLQKAADFVKAFICGFEVDDALALLRLDDLFVESFEIQDVRQQLKGDHQSRAIGRLAGKGGRTKFTIENVTKTRIVLADTKIHILGSYQNIQLARRAICNLILGSPPSKVYGQLRNIASKISQQF
- the LOC105200767 gene encoding EARP-interacting protein homolog — protein: MENDNPVIYGLEFQTRALSAQTAETDIVRFLVGTQSLKFSNNQVHLVELNEETGNLKTQVFQHPIGEIWSLQASPTEPDVFITCYNSLSEEGTCQMKGAIWRFPEIKEYNNDILQLNKLADIDTTPYGTDLKTIAYHPMDSKRAVSVVDNNFVLWDLTGGPQAMVSGTLAAKNQPRFTNGKWNPHNGANQFVTLNDNNVRGWDFRSPAEAVWSILSAHSQIIRDLDFNANRQYFLSTCGDDGYMKFWDIRYPSVPVLSRMEHSHWVWNIRINRFHDQLVLTSSSDSRVILCSIASISSEPFGHMVSAEDETLQSEESCGKKKLEDGLVGRYEEHEDSVYAVEWSSADPWTFASLSYDGRLVLNKVPRKYKYQILL